A stretch of Leishmania infantum JPCM5 genome chromosome 19 DNA encodes these proteins:
- a CDS encoding putative glycerol uptake protein, whose translation MVIMWAAHVTLLYLIEINDGFEQTPWLQYYTSCILSHLQAIQEDAEAIPWEQRMRWCVAFRMSTLRLIAFNYDLWEATHAAARARDRARAKHDTGCVECAQLREQNAASAAALPAEALRCYKYRTEYARDPADYNFLNYAXYVLFPPLYLAGPMSSFNAFVSHMRVPSTSMPLRKMVRYAFGILRIYITEYTLLHFVHIPCLGSYAFVILRMTLLEQAHFLFYMLAYLWLKFSFIWKSSRLFAMFSGIEVPEDMRRCFGNTLTVRGFWRDWHASFNLWIVRYMYIPMGGRSRVALSVLPIFLFIAVWHDPALHLVKWAVCIAAMFVAEVAVSGCFGWAAAAFRREMAAAAPHSTRGVRINSQYSWRISLLASKTYFWGRHVSRHSRAAMRRHLCYGGCFSSILGVMRANMMG comes from the coding sequence ATGGTCATCATGTGGGCCGCGCACGTCACTCTCCTGTACCTCATCGAGATCAACGATGGGTTCGAGCAGACGCCCTGGTTACAGTACTACACTTCGTGTATTCTGTCACACCTGCAAGCCATTCAGGAAGATGCGGAAGCAATTCCTTGGGAGCAGCGTATGCGCTGGTGCGTAGCCTTCCGCAtgtcgacgctgcgcctcatcgccttcAACTACGACCTGTGGGAggccacgcacgccgccgcacgcgcgcgcgaccgTGCCAGGGCGAAGCACGACACCGGCTGCGTCgagtgcgcgcagctgcgcgagcagaacgcagcgtcggcggccgcgctgcccgccgAGGCGTTGCGCTGCTACAAGTACCGCACCGAGTACGCGCGCGACCCCGCCGACTACAACTTCCTGAACTACGCCGNCTACGTGCTGTTCCCGCCACTGTACCTTGCCGGGCCAATGTCGTCCTTCAACGCGTTCGTGTCGCACATGCGCGTGCCGAGcacgtcgatgccgctgcgcaagatGGTGAGGTACGCGTTTGGCATCCTCCGCATCTACATCACGGAGTACACGCTGTTGCACTTTGTGCACATCCCGTGCCTCGGCTCGTACGCCTTCGTGATCCTTCGGATGACGTTgctggagcaggcgcacTTCCTGTTCTACATGCTGGCCTACCTGTGGCTGAAGTTCAGCTTTATATGGAAGTCGTCGCGTCTCTTCGCCATGTTCAGCGGCATCGAAGTTCCGGAGgacatgcggcgctgcttcggcaACACGCTGACGGTGCGGGGCTTCTGGCGCGACTGGCACGCCTCCTTCAACCTGTGGATCGTGCGGTACATGTACATCCCGATGggtggccgcagccgcgtcgcgctgtcggtgctgcccaTCTTCCTGTTCATTGCGGTGTGGCACGACCCGGCGCTGCACCTTGTCAAGTGGGCGGTGTGCATTGCCGCGATGTtcgtggcggaggtggcggtgagcGGGTGCTTTGGGtgggccgctgcggcgttcCGGCGCGagatggccgccgcggcaccgcatTCCACGAGAGGGGTGAGGATCAACAGTCAATACTCTTGGCGTATTTCTCTCCTTGCCTCGAAGACGTACTTTTGGGGCCGCCACGTCAGCCGGCACAGCCGAGCGGCAATGCGACGTCATCTGTGCTACGGTGGCTGCTTCTCGAGTATCTTGGGGGTCATGAGAGCGAATATGATGGGGTAG
- a CDS encoding putative glycerol uptake protein, with product MHSPMEHTPTSASGGAGRFVSTSPVALSAGSSVHAAPRQPLTSRAGSLTEGGLSKPLGSIQVLVSERVSLPASLSCAALGSLQTSSAAEEAFVSCSSLPAVAAKSPSAQRSPPWKCGRLYFVSPTTALDVGAADYNTVYPRCCSLEYLAGLAVAAYIILYGFAAIRDFCDRHAKYYWIKLVYPTPLFLRLGTNGYDNLTDKQWTGFCGQYPKLLGVALLLGAWSALCRDSRASSPPSSSSSPLSAFTTGKQRADVGDRRPPGTPLASVYQLCSHAALTLAERVILYRSSCIPAFYTVVGVVFVIFVHGPHFFLPLLIIIANYVIFSRLQRWCPYWLFMVIMWAAHVTLLYLIEINDGFEQTYWLQYFVPTSEKVAWAVLAEVRIPLWKQRMRWCVAFRMSTLRLIAFNYDLWEATHAAARARDRARAKHDTGCVECAQLREQNAASAAALPAEALRCYKYRTEYARDPADYNFLNYAAYVLFPPLYLAGPMSSFNAFVSHMRVPSTSMPLRKMVRYAFGILRIYITEYTLLHFVHIPCLGSYAFVILRMTLLEQAHFLFYMLAYLWLKFSFIWKSSRLFAMFSGIEVPEDMRRCFGNTLTVRGFWRDWHASFNLWIVRYMYIPMGGRSRVALSVLPIFLFIAVWHDPALHLVKWAVCIAAMFVAEVAVSGCFGWAAAAFRREMAAAAPTGAVSDAALENGRPTNCAPRRSLLARLARLSARRLSPRTRAWLHRQIRVVGGMSTVFALIVANLIGFSMQNSSATIAKIGTTLEPTDAEDIIARSFSQLTPWFATGLLVSLYTLSSLAVIDRDMQAHMMSWLRQQYKLNKRTSGATPVEGRT from the coding sequence ATGCATTCACCAATGGAGCACACCCCAACCTCGGccagcggaggtgctggcCGCTTTGTATCGACCTCGCCGGTGGCCCTTTCCGCAGGCAGTAGTGTGCATGCAGCACCACGGCAGCCACTCACCAGCCGCGCCGGCTCGCTCACCGAGGGCGGACTGAGCAAACCGTTGGGCAGCATTCAGGTACTCGTGTCCGAACGGGTCTCATTACCCGCCTCGCTCTCATGCGCTGCTTTGGGGTCTCTCCAGACCTCCAGTGCTGCCGAAGAAGCTTTTGTGAGCTGCTCATCGCtcccggcggtggcggcgaagagTCCTTCCGCGCAGCGCTCACCTCCCTGGAAGTGCGGTCGCCTGTACTTCGTGAGCCCCACCACGGCGCTGGACGTTGGGGCCGCTGATTACAACACCGTTTACCCtcggtgctgctctctcgAGTATCTCGCCGGgcttgctgttgccgccTACATAATTTTGTACGGCTTCGCAGCGATTCGAGACTTCTGCGACCGCCACGCGAAATACTACTGGATAAAACTCGTCTACCCAACTCCACTGTTCCTGCGGCTTGGCACCAATGGCTACGACAACTTGACCGATAAGCAGTGGACGGGGTTCTGCGGACAATATCCGAAGCTCCTGGGGGTGGCGCTTCTCCTTGGCGCGTGGTCAGCTCTGTGTCGAGACTCGAGGGcttcgtcgcctccgtcATCTTCGTCCTCTCCGCTGTCCGCCTTTACGACAGGAAAGCAACGCGCCGATGTCGGAGACCGACGTCCTCCGGGTACTCCTCTAGCCTCCGTTTACCAACTCTGCTCCCACGCCGCCCTCACGCTCGCAGAGCGGGTCATCCTTTACCGCTCATCGTGTATTCCTGCCTTCTACACGGTTGTgggcgtcgtcttcgtcatctTTGTGCACGGCCCGCACTTTTTCCTCCCGCtgctcatcatcatcgccaaCTACGTCATCTtctcgcggctgcagcgctggtgccCCTACTGGCTGTTCATGGTCATCATGTGGGCCGCGCACGTCACTCTCCTGTACCTCATCGAGATCAACGATGGGTTCGAGCAGACGTACTGGCTGCAGTACTTCGTACCCACTTCCGAGAAGGTTGCTTGGGCTGTGCTGGCCGAGGTCCGGATACCTCTCTGGAAGCAGCGTATGCGCTGGTGCGTAGCCTTCCGCAtgtcgacgctgcgcctcatcgccttcAACTACGACCTGTGGGAggccacgcacgccgccgcacgcgcgcgcgaccgTGCCAGGGCGAAGCACGACACCGGCTGCGTCgagtgcgcgcagctgcgcgagcagaacgcagcgtcggcggccgcgctgcccgccgAGGCGTTGCGCTGCTACAAGTACCGCACCGAGTACGCGCGCGACCCCGCCGACTACAACTTCCTGAACTACGCCGCCTACGTGCTGTTCCCGCCACTGTACCTTGCCGGGCCAATGTCGTCCTTCAACGCGTTCGTGTCGCACATGCGCGTGCCGAGcacgtcgatgccgctgcgcaagatGGTGAGGTACGCGTTTGGCATCCTCCGCATCTACATCACGGAGTACACGCTGTTGCACTTTGTGCACATCCCGTGCCTCGGCTCGTACGCCTTCGTGATCCTTCGGATGACGTTgctggagcaggcgcacTTCCTGTTCTACATGCTGGCCTACCTGTGGCTGAAGTTCAGCTTTATATGGAAGTCGTCGCGTCTCTTCGCCATGTTCAGCGGCATCGAAGTTCCGGAGgacatgcggcgctgcttcggcaACACGCTGACGGTGCGGGGCTTCTGGCGCGACTGGCACGCCTCCTTCAACCTGTGGATCGTGCGGTACATGTACATCCCGATGggtggccgcagccgcgtcgcgctgtcggtgctgcccaTCTTCCTGTTCATTGCGGTGTGGCACGACCCGGCGCTGCACCTTGTCAAGTGGGCGGTGTGCATTGCCGCGATGTtcgtggcggaggtggcggtgagcGGGTGCTTTGGGtgggccgctgcggcgttcCGGCGCGagatggccgccgcggcaccgacggGCGCAGTAAGTGATGCTGCGCTGGAGAACGGTCGCCCCACGAactgcgcgccgcgccgcagtcTGCTGGCACGGCTGGCGAGGCTCTCTGCGCGTCGCTTGAgcccgcgcacgcgagcTTGGCTGCACCGCCAAATCCGCGTTGTAGGCGGGATGTCAACTGTCTTCGCGCTTATTGTGGCAAACCTTATCGGTTTCTCGATGCAAAACAGCTCAGCTACAATCGCGAAGATTGGCACTACCTTGGAGCCCACGGATGCAGAGGACATTATCGCAAGATCATTCTCGCAGTTGACGCCGTGGTTTGCTACTGGTCTTCTCGTCTCTCTGTACACCCTGTCATCGCTAGCCGTCATTGACCGGGACATGCAAGCGCACATGATGTCATGGTTACGGCAGCAGTATAAGCTGAATAAGAGAACCAGCGGGGCAACTCCTGTCGAAGGGAGGACCTGA
- a CDS encoding putative glycerol uptake protein has protein sequence MLYGFAVLQSFCYKNFFSYQWDTVDPNPFFERMGSKGYDDSVDDQWVGFITHYKRFLGLALLLAGFSGLYRALLSYSTSSASPVPSDNTACSSPSASSECSGSLDGHVKVWMPPRWLDKLRSRARTLGSPSGARRRCTAFLQRSWILPAFYTVVGVVFVIFVHGPHFFLPLLIIIANYVIFSRLQRWCPYWLFMVIMWAAHVTLLYLIEINDGFEQTYWLQYFVPTSEKVAWAVLAEVRIPLWKQRMRWCVAFRMSTLRLIAFNYDLWEATHAAARARDRARAKHDTGCVECAQLREQNAASAAALPAEALRCYKYRTEYARDPADYNFLNYAAYVLFPPLYLAGPMSSFNAFVSHMRVPSTSMPLRKMVRYAFGILRIYITEYTLLHFVHIPCLGSYAFVILRMTLLEQAHFLFYMLAYLWLKFSFIWKSSRLFAMFSGIEVPEDMRRCFGNTLTVRGFWRDWHASFNLWIVRYMYIPMGGRSRVALSVLPIFLFIAVWHDPALHLVKWAVCIAAMFVAEVAVSGCFGWAAAAFRREMAAAAPTGAVSDAALENGRPTNCAPRRSLLARLASSL, from the coding sequence ATGCTTTATGGGTTTGCCGTGCTCCAGTCGTTCTGCTACAAGAATTTCTTTTCGTACCAGTGGGACACCGTCGATCCGAACCCCTTCTTTGAACGCATGGGCTCCAAGGGCTACGACGATAGCGTAGACGATCAATGGGTCGGGTTCATCACTCATTACAAGCGTTTTCTTGGTCtggccctgctgctggcgggctTTTCCGGGCTGTATCGAGCGCTGCTCTCTTACTCAACGTCATCTGCATCCCCCGTCCCCTCTGACAACACGGCCTGCTCATCACCCTCGGCGAGCAGCGAGTGCTCAGGGTCGCTGGACGGCCATGTAAAGGTGTGGATGCCACCGAGGTGGTTGGATAAGCTacgctcacgcgcgcgcactctcGGCTCACCCTCAGGTgcacggaggaggtgcaccgcCTTTCTGCAGCGCTCTTGGATCCTGCCCGCCTTCTACACGGTTGTgggcgtcgtcttcgtcatctTTGTGCACGGCCCGCACTTTTTCCTCCCGCtgctcatcatcatcgccaaCTACGTCATCTtctcgcggctgcagcgctggtgccCCTACTGGCTGTTCATGGTCATCATGTGGGCCGCGCACGTCACTCTCCTGTACCTCATCGAGATCAACGATGGGTTCGAGCAGACGTACTGGCTGCAGTACTTCGTACCCACTTCCGAGAAGGTTGCTTGGGCTGTGCTGGCCGAGGTCCGGATACCTCTCTGGAAGCAGCGTATGCGCTGGTGCGTAGCCTTCCGCAtgtcgacgctgcgcctcatcgccttcAACTACGACCTGTGGGAggccacgcacgccgccgcacgcgcgcgcgaccgTGCCAGGGCGAAGCACGACACCGGCTGCGTCgagtgcgcgcagctgcgcgagcagaacgcagcgtcggcggccgcgctgcccgccgAGGCGTTGCGCTGCTACAAGTACCGCACCGAGTACGCGCGCGACCCCGCCGACTACAACTTCCTGAACTACGCCGCCTACGTGCTGTTCCCGCCACTGTACCTTGCCGGGCCAATGTCGTCCTTCAACGCGTTCGTGTCGCACATGCGCGTGCCGAGcacgtcgatgccgctgcgcaagatGGTGAGGTACGCGTTTGGCATCCTCCGCATCTACATCACGGAGTACACGCTGTTGCACTTTGTGCACATCCCGTGCCTCGGCTCGTACGCCTTCGTGATCCTTCGGATGACGTTgctggagcaggcgcacTTCCTGTTCTACATGCTGGCCTACCTGTGGCTGAAGTTCAGCTTTATATGGAAGTCGTCGCGTCTCTTCGCCATGTTCAGCGGCATCGAAGTTCCGGAGgacatgcggcgctgcttcggcaACACGCTGACGGTGCGGGGCTTCTGGCGCGACTGGCACGCCTCCTTCAACCTGTGGATCGTGCGGTACATGTACATCCCGATGggtggccgcagccgcgtcgcgctgtcggtgctgcccaTCTTCCTGTTCATTGCGGTGTGGCACGACCCGGCGCTGCACCTTGTCAAGTGGGCGGTGTGCATTGCCGCGATGTtcgtggcggaggtggcggtgagcGGGTGCTTTGGGtgggccgctgcggcgttcCGGCGCGagatggccgccgcggcaccgacggGCGCAGTAAGTGATGCTGCGCTGGAGAACGGTCGCCCCACGAactgcgcgccgcgccgcagtcTGCTGGCACGGCTGGCGAGCTCTCTG
- a CDS encoding putative glycerol uptake protein: MLYGFAVLQSFCYKNFFSYQWDTVDPNPFFERMGSKGYDDSIDDQWVGFITHYNELVCLALLLAGFSGLYRALLSYSTSSASPVPSDNTACSSPSASSECSGSLDGHVKVWMPPRWLDKLRSRARTLGSPSGARRRCTAFLQRSWILPAFYTVVGVVFVIFVHGPHFFLPLLIIIANYVIFSRLQRWCPYWLFMVIMWAAHVTLLYLIEINDGFEQTPWLQYYTSCILSHLQAIQEDAEAIPWEQRMRWCVAFRMSTLRLIAFNYDLWEATHAAARARDRARAKHDTGCVECAQLREQNAASAAALPAEALRCYKYRTEYARDPADYNFLNYAAYVLFPPLYLAGPMSSFNAFVSHMRVPSTSMPLRKMVRYAFGILRIYITEYTLLHFVHIPCLGSYAFVILRMTLLEQAHFLFYMLAYLWLKFSFIWKSSRLFAMFSGIEVPEDMRRCFGNTLTVRGFWRDWHASFNLWIVRYMYIPMGGRSRVALSVLPIFLFIAVWHDPALHLVKWAVCIAAMFVAEVAVSGCFGVGRCGVPARDGRRGTDGRSK; the protein is encoded by the coding sequence ATGCTTTATGGGTTTGCCGTGCTCCAGTCGTTCTGCTACAAGAATTTCTTTTCGTACCAGTGGGACACCGTCGATCCGAACCCCTTCTTTGAACGCATGGGCTCCAAGGGCTACGACGATAGCATAGACGATCAATGGGTCGGGTTCATCACTCATTACAACGAATTGGTCTGCCtggccctgctgctggcgggctTTTCCGGGCTGTATCGAGCGCTGCTCTCTTACTCAACGTCATCTGCATCCCCCGTCCCCTCTGACAACACGGCCTGCTCATCACCCTCGGCGAGCAGCGAGTGCTCAGGGTCGCTGGACGGCCATGTAAAGGTGTGGATGCCACCGAGGTGGTTGGATAAGCTacgctcacgcgcgcgcactctcGGCTCACCCTCAGGTgcacggaggaggtgcaccgcCTTTCTGCAGCGCTCTTGGATCCTGCCCGCCTTCTACACGGTTGTgggcgtcgtcttcgtcatctTTGTGCACGGCCCGCACTTTTTCCTCCCGCtgctcatcatcatcgccaaCTACGTCATCTtctcgcggctgcagcgctggtgccCCTACTGGCTGTTCATGGTCATCATGTGGGCCGCGCACGTCACTCTCCTGTACCTCATCGAGATCAACGATGGGTTCGAGCAGACGCCCTGGTTACAGTACTACACTTCGTGTATTCTGTCACACCTGCAAGCCATTCAGGAAGATGCGGAAGCAATTCCTTGGGAGCAGCGTATGCGCTGGTGCGTAGCCTTCCGCAtgtcgacgctgcgcctcatcgccttcAACTACGACCTGTGGGAggccacgcacgccgccgcacgcgcgcgcgaccgTGCCAGGGCGAAGCACGACACCGGCTGCGTCgagtgcgcgcagctgcgcgagcagaacgcagcgtcggcggccgcgctgcccgccgAGGCGTTGCGCTGCTACAAGTACCGCACCGAGTACGCGCGCGACCCCGCCGACTACAACTTCCTGAACTACGCCGCCTACGTGCTGTTCCCGCCACTGTACCTTGCCGGGCCAATGTCGTCCTTCAACGCGTTCGTGTCGCACATGCGCGTGCCGAGcacgtcgatgccgctgcgcaagatGGTGAGGTACGCGTTTGGCATCCTCCGCATCTACATCACGGAGTACACGCTGTTGCACTTTGTGCACATCCCGTGCCTCGGCTCGTACGCCTTCGTGATCCTTCGGATGACGTTgctggagcaggcgcacTTCCTGTTCTACATGCTGGCCTACCTGTGGCTGAAGTTCAGCTTTATATGGAAGTCGTCGCGTCTCTTCGCCATGTTCAGCGGCATCGAAGTTCCGGAGgacatgcggcgctgcttcggcaACACGCTGACGGTGCGGGGCTTCTGGCGCGACTGGCACGCCTCCTTCAACCTGTGGATCGTGCGGTACATGTACATCCCGATGggtggccgcagccgcgtcgcgctgtcggtgctgcccaTCTTCCTGTTCATTGCGGTGTGGCACGACCCGGCGCTGCACCTTGTCAAGTGGGCGGTGTGCATTGCCGCGATGTtcgtggcggaggtggcggtgagcGGGTGCTTTGGGGtgggccgctgcggcgttcCGGCGCGagatggccgccgcggcaccgacggGCGCAGTAAGTGA
- a CDS encoding putative glycerol uptake protein has product MEPEKAFNEEPEATVQDPSLVSPSSLLQGSALPLLSPSTSVSQPPRTAPSWSCRLHFVSPTTALDIGAADYSTVYPRLCSIEYLVTAATCLGTMLYGFAVLQSFCYKNFFSYQWDTVDPNPFFERMGSKGYDDSIDDQWVGFITHYNELVCLALLLAGFSGLYRALLSYSTSSASPVPSDNTACSSPSASSECSGSLDGHVKVWMPPRWLDKLRSRARTLGSPSGARRRCTAFLQRSWILPAFYTVVGVVFVIFVHGPHFFLPLLIIIANYVIFSRLQRWCPYWLFMVIMWAAHVTLLYLIEINDGFEQTYWLQYFVPTSEKVAWAVLAEVRIPLWKQRMRWCVAFRMSTLRLIAFNYDLWEATHAAARARDRARAKHDTGCVECAQLREQNAASAAALPAEALRCYKYRTEYARDPADYNFLNYAAYVLFPPLYLAGPMSSFNAFVSHMRVPSTSMPLRKMVRYAFGILRIYITEYTLLHFVHIPCLGSYAFVILRMTLLEQAHFLFYMLAYLWLKFSFIWKSSRLFAMFSGIEVPEDMRRCFGNTLTVRGFWRDWHASFNLWIVRYMYIPMGGRSRVALSVLPIFLFIAVWHDPALHLVKWAVCIAAMFVAEVAVSGCFGWAAAAFRREMAAAAPTGAVSDAALENGRPTNCAPRRSLLARLARLSARRLSPLAQSWVYRQFRVIAGMTTVLGLIIANLVGFSMQNAVATVEKHGLPSSGTDADNVIKKAFHGLTPLFTLGLIAFMYSMSALAAMDRDMARQQASYLKLLYRLKQ; this is encoded by the coding sequence atggAGCCAGAGAAAGCGTTCAACGAAGAGCCGGAGGCGACTGTGCAGGACCCCTCGCTGGTGTCGCCCTCGTCCCTCCTCCAAGGCtccgcgctgccgttgctaTCGCCATCCACTTCTGTCTCGCAACCACCCCGCACTGCGCCTtcgtggagctgccgcctccacttCGTGAGCCCCACCACGGCGCTGGACATTGGGGCCGCCGATTACAGCACCGTTTACCCTCGGCTGTGTTCCATCGAGTATCTCGTGACCGCCGCAACGTGTCTGGGAACGATGCTTTATGGGTTTGCCGTGCTCCAGTCGTTCTGCTACAAGAATTTCTTTTCGTACCAGTGGGACACCGTCGATCCGAACCCCTTCTTTGAACGCATGGGCTCCAAGGGCTACGACGATAGCATAGACGATCAATGGGTCGGGTTCATCACTCATTACAACGAATTGGTCTGCCtggccctgctgctggcgggctTTTCCGGGCTGTATCGAGCGCTGCTCTCTTACTCAACGTCATCTGCATCCCCCGTCCCCTCTGACAACACGGCCTGCTCATCACCCTCGGCGAGCAGCGAGTGCTCAGGGTCGCTGGACGGCCATGTAAAGGTGTGGATGCCACCGAGGTGGTTGGATAAGCTacgctcacgcgcgcgcactctcGGCTCACCCTCAGGTgcacggaggaggtgcaccgcCTTTCTGCAGCGCTCTTGGATCCTGCCCGCCTTCTACACGGTTGTgggcgtcgtcttcgtcatctTTGTGCACGGCCCGCACTTTTTCCTCCCGCtgctcatcatcatcgccaaCTACGTCATCTtctcgcggctgcagcgctggtgccCCTACTGGCTGTTCATGGTCATCATGTGGGCCGCGCACGTCACTCTCCTGTACCTCATCGAGATCAACGATGGGTTCGAGCAGACGTACTGGCTGCAGTACTTCGTACCCACTTCCGAGAAGGTTGCTTGGGCTGTGCTGGCCGAGGTCCGGATACCTCTCTGGAAGCAGCGTATGCGCTGGTGCGTAGCCTTCCGCAtgtcgacgctgcgcctcatcgccttcAACTACGACCTGTGGGAggccacgcacgccgccgcacgcgcgcgcgaccgTGCCAGGGCGAAGCACGACACCGGCTGCGTCgagtgcgcgcagctgcgcgagcagaacgcagcgtcggcggccgcgctgcccgccgAGGCGTTGCGCTGCTACAAGTACCGCACCGAGTACGCGCGCGACCCCGCCGACTACAACTTCCTGAACTACGCCGCCTACGTGCTGTTCCCGCCACTGTACCTTGCCGGGCCAATGTCGTCCTTCAACGCGTTCGTGTCGCACATGCGCGTGCCGAGcacgtcgatgccgctgcgcaagatGGTGAGGTACGCGTTTGGCATCCTCCGCATCTACATCACGGAGTACACGCTGTTGCACTTTGTGCACATCCCGTGCCTCGGCTCGTACGCCTTCGTGATCCTTCGGATGACGTTgctggagcaggcgcacTTCCTGTTCTACATGCTGGCCTACCTGTGGCTGAAGTTCAGCTTTATATGGAAGTCGTCGCGTCTCTTCGCCATGTTCAGCGGCATCGAAGTTCCGGAGgacatgcggcgctgcttcggcaACACGCTGACGGTGCGGGGCTTCTGGCGCGACTGGCACGCCTCCTTCAACCTGTGGATCGTGCGGTACATGTACATCCCGATGggtggccgcagccgcgtcgcgctgtcggtgctgcccaTCTTCCTGTTCATTGCGGTGTGGCACGACCCGGCGCTGCACCTTGTCAAGTGGGCGGTGTGCATTGCCGCGATGTtcgtggcggaggtggcggtgagcGGGTGCTTTGGGtgggccgctgcggcgttcCGGCGCGagatggccgccgcggcaccgacggGCGCAGTAAGTGATGCTGCGCTGGAGAACGGTCGCCCCACGAactgcgcgccgcgccgcagtcTGCTGGCACGGCTGGCGAGGCTCTCTGCGCGTCGCTTGAGCCCGCTCGCGCAATCGTGGGTATACCGCCAATTTCGAGTGATAGCGGGCATGACCACAGTGCTCGGGCTGATCATTGCGAACTTGGTGGGTTTCTCGATGCAAAATGCGGTGGCGACTGTGGAGAAGCACGGCCTACCGTCGTCGGGGACCGATGCAGACAATGTGATCAAGAAGGCGTTTCACGGTCTCACGCCTCTCTTTACCCTAGGCCTGATTGCCTTCATGTACTCTATGTCCGCCTTGGCGGCGATGGATCGCGACAtggcccgccagcaggcatCGTACTTGAAGCTGCTCTATAGATTGAAGCAGTAG